A single Anopheles arabiensis isolate DONGOLA chromosome 2, AaraD3, whole genome shotgun sequence DNA region contains:
- the LOC120893815 gene encoding succinate--CoA ligase [GDP-forming] subunit beta, mitochondrial, giving the protein MAALASLSKFCKHLAKPTIQTCFRVPQRNLNLLEYQSKKLLEESGVAIQNFRILEGKKDADVLKDFDVNEYVVKAQILAGGRGKGHFDNGFKGGVHITKNRAEVIPLVEKMVGHKLITKQTPKDGILVKKVMVADSINIVRETYLSIVMDREHNGPVLIASPDGGMDIEAVAEETPNRIKTIPIDITSGISREQAIDVARFLEFKGPLVDKAADEITKLYGLFTKVDAVQIEINPLAETDDGRVISVDAKLNFDDNAQFRQKDIFAMEVHEDTDPKEVEASKYNLNYIAMEGNIGCLVNGAGLAMATMDIIKLNGGSPANFLDVGGNVKEDQVLKAFQILTSDTNVKAILVNVFGGIVNCATIANGIVNATKTMNLQVPLIVRLEGTNVQAAKKILEQSGLKIESAHDLDEAAKKAVQSIRTV; this is encoded by the exons ATGGCTGCATTAGCTTCCCTGTCCAAATTTTGCAAGCATCTAGCAAAACCCACCATTCAGACG TGTTTCCGCGTTCCGCAGCGAAACTTAAACTTGCTGGAGTATCAAAGCAAGAAGCTGCTGGAAGAGAGTGGAGTGGCCATACAAAACTTCCGTATCCTTGAGGGCAAAAAGGATGCGGATGTGTTGAAAGATTTCG ATGTAAACGAGTACGTCGTAAAAGCACAAATCTTAGCGGGTGGCCGTGGCAAAGGTCACTTCGATAATGGATTCAAGGGTGGCGTGCACATCACGAAGAA CCGCGCGGAAGTTATCCCGTTGGTGGAGAAAATGGTCGGCCACAAACTCATCACAAAGCAAACGCCAAAGGATGGCATCCTCGTGAAGAAGGTGATGGTGGCGGATAGCATCAATATCGTGCGCGAAACGTACCTTTCGATCGTAATGGATCGTGAGCACAATGGTCCGGTTTTGATCGCTTCGCCGGACGGTGGTATGGACATTGAGGCGGTAGCCGAAGAAACGCCCAACCGTATCAAAACCATCCCGATTGACATTACCAGCGGTATCTCGCGCGAGCAAGCGATCGATGTTGCCAGATTTCTCGAATTCAAAGGTCCTCTCGTCGACAAAGCGGCAGACGAAATAACGAAACTGTACGGACTGTTCACCAAGGTAGACGCGGTGCAGATTGAAATTAATCCACTCGCCGAGACGGACGACGGGCGAGTTATTTCGGTCGACGCGAAGCTAAACTTCGACGACAACGCACAGTTCCGGCAGAAGGACATTTTTGCGATGGAAGTACACGAAGACACCGATCCGAAGGAGGTCGAAGCGTCCAAGTACAACCTGAACTACATTGCGATGGAGGGCAACATTGGCTGTCTCGTGAACGGAGCCGGCCTGGCGATGGCAACCATGGACATAATCAAGCTGAACGGCGGCAGTCCGGCCAACTTCCTCGATGTCGGGGGCAACGTCAAGGAGGATCAGGTGCTGAAGGCGTTCCAAATACTTACCTCGGACACGAATGTGAAAGCCATTCTGGTGAACGTGTTCGGAGGAATCGTCAATTGTGCCACGATCGCCAACGGTATCGTGAATGCTACGAAAACGATGAACCTGCAAGTGCCGCTGATAGTGCGTCTAGAGGGAACGAACGTGCAGGCGGCCAAAAAGATTCTGGAGCAGTCCGGACTAAAAATTGAGTCCGCGCACGATCTCGACGAGGCAGCAAAGAAAGCGGTACAGTCGATCAGAACGGTTTGA